One Pantoea eucalypti genomic region harbors:
- a CDS encoding amino acid ABC transporter ATP-binding protein, producing the protein MTDSMTHTSDALMISLENVNKWYGQFHVLKDINLQVKPRERIVLCGPSGSGKSTTIRCINHLEEHQQGRIVVDGIHLNDDVRNIERVRTEVGMVFQHFNLFPHLTVLQNCTLAPSWVRKIPKKEADELAMHYLERVRIAEHAHKFPGQLSGGQQQRVAIARSLCMKPKIMLFDEPTSALDPEMVKEVLDTMIGLAEDGMTMLCVTHEMGFARTVADRVIFMDRGEIVEVAPPQEFFANPKSERTRAFLSQVIH; encoded by the coding sequence ATGACTGACTCTATGACACACACTTCCGACGCGTTGATGATTTCGCTTGAGAACGTGAATAAATGGTACGGGCAGTTTCACGTACTGAAAGACATCAACCTGCAGGTCAAACCCCGTGAACGCATCGTGCTGTGCGGGCCTTCCGGCTCCGGCAAATCGACGACGATCCGCTGTATTAATCATCTGGAAGAGCATCAGCAGGGTCGCATTGTTGTTGACGGTATCCACCTCAACGATGATGTGCGTAACATTGAGCGCGTGCGCACCGAAGTAGGCATGGTATTTCAGCACTTTAACCTCTTCCCGCACCTGACCGTATTGCAGAACTGTACGCTGGCACCTTCGTGGGTGAGAAAGATCCCTAAGAAGGAAGCAGATGAACTGGCCATGCATTATCTGGAACGCGTGCGCATTGCCGAGCATGCGCATAAATTTCCAGGCCAGCTCTCTGGTGGACAGCAGCAACGTGTCGCCATCGCCCGCTCACTCTGTATGAAGCCTAAAATTATGCTGTTTGATGAGCCAACGTCAGCACTGGATCCTGAGATGGTTAAAGAGGTGCTGGATACGATGATTGGTCTGGCTGAAGACGGGATGACCATGCTGTGCGTCACCCATGAGATGGGCTTTGCCCGCACCGTGGCTGACCGGGTGATCTTTATGGATCGGGGTGAGATCGTCGAAGTTGCGCCACCGCAGGAGTTCTTTGCGAACCCTAAATCGGAGCGCACACGGGCGTTTTTATCGCAGGTTATTCACTGA
- a CDS encoding amino acid ABC transporter permease encodes MSVTTHETPPVPTTPVSRAWLWARKNLFSSWFNTLLTLFCIWVIWHVIPPALNWLVFQANWIGTTRADCTKEGACWVFIHARFGQFMYGLYPHELRWRINLALVIGLVSIVPMFLKSLPYRGRYIAAWAVIYPVIVWFLLYGGYLGLERVETRQWGGLTLTLIIASVGIAGALPLGILLALSRRSRMPVVRTLSIIFIEFWRGVPLITVLFMSSVMLPLFMSEGTNIDKLVRALVGVILFQSAYVAEVVRGGLQALPKGQYEAAESLALGYWKTQMLVILPQALKLTIPGLVNTIIALFKDTSLVIIIGLFDLFSSVQQATVDPTWLGMSTEGYVFAALVYWIFCFSMSRYSQYLEKRFHTGRTSH; translated from the coding sequence ATGTCTGTGACTACGCATGAAACGCCCCCCGTCCCGACGACGCCTGTCAGTCGCGCCTGGCTTTGGGCTCGTAAAAATCTATTTTCCAGCTGGTTTAACACGTTACTGACGCTGTTCTGCATCTGGGTAATCTGGCACGTTATTCCGCCCGCGCTGAACTGGCTGGTCTTTCAGGCAAACTGGATTGGTACCACGCGCGCCGATTGCACCAAAGAGGGAGCCTGCTGGGTGTTTATCCATGCGCGTTTCGGCCAGTTCATGTATGGGCTTTATCCGCATGAGTTGCGCTGGCGTATTAATCTGGCGCTGGTGATCGGCCTGGTGTCGATTGTGCCGATGTTCCTGAAGAGCCTGCCGTATCGTGGACGCTACATTGCGGCATGGGCCGTGATCTATCCGGTGATTGTCTGGTTCCTGCTGTATGGCGGGTATCTGGGGCTGGAGCGTGTCGAAACACGTCAGTGGGGAGGATTAACGCTGACGTTGATTATCGCGTCGGTCGGTATTGCCGGTGCGCTGCCGCTGGGTATTTTGCTGGCGCTTAGCCGTCGTTCACGTATGCCGGTGGTCCGCACGCTGTCGATTATCTTTATTGAGTTCTGGCGTGGCGTGCCGCTGATTACGGTGCTGTTTATGTCATCAGTGATGCTGCCGCTGTTTATGTCTGAAGGTACTAACATCGACAAGCTGGTGCGCGCACTGGTGGGCGTCATTCTGTTCCAGTCCGCCTATGTGGCCGAGGTGGTTCGCGGTGGTCTTCAGGCACTGCCTAAAGGCCAGTATGAAGCAGCCGAGTCTCTGGCGCTGGGGTACTGGAAGACGCAGATGCTGGTGATTCTGCCGCAGGCGCTGAAACTCACCATTCCCGGTCTGGTTAACACCATTATTGCACTGTTTAAAGATACCAGCCTGGTCATCATCATTGGTCTTTTCGATCTGTTCAGCAGCGTCCAGCAGGCAACGGTCGATCCGACCTGGCTGGGGATGTCGACTGAAGGTTATGTCTTTGCTGCACTGGTCTATTGGATTTTCTGTTTTAGCATGTCGCGCTACAGCCAGTATCTGGAAAAGCGCTTTCACACCGGGCGTACATCGCACTGA